Proteins co-encoded in one Stenotrophomonas maltophilia genomic window:
- a CDS encoding OPT family oligopeptide transporter, whose translation MNHDAAPKQLTFRAVALAIVLAVVLSAANAYLGLFAGLTIATAIPAAVISMGVLRLLGGGSILENNIVQTGASAGSSIAAGVIFTIPALVIMGYWPDFKYWWVLGIAGLGGLLGVLFSVPLRRSMIVEDPLPFPEGKAAAEVLKAGENPGPGLKILGLSAVIGAFVKLAAESGLRLIPDAWATSAYVGSSKVTAFIGTNLSPALLGVGYIVGLNVGIVVVSGSILTWHIAIPIYQAFFMNTDPGLAASVATASSTEAAFAIWGAKMRYLGVGAMLIGGIWTLISLRKSLLNGVKSGFAAARKSGGPALAHTERDLPMKWMLVALVVFVLPLLALYQAIVGQWHVSIPMTLIMIVAGFLFVSVSAYLAGLIGSSNNPVSGITISTILFASAVLVVLLGADGLKPVGAYGAPLGAVAAIMIGAVVCCAAAVGGDNLQDLKAGYIVGATPWKQQLMLGIGAFSCALIMAPVLNLLATAYGIGVKSELHPNALAAPQANLMASVAKGLFGGELPWTFIGIGAVVGAVIIAFDSWLKSRNARFRVPVLAAAIGIYLPLELMVPIFLGGLIAYLVERFHKVRADDEEGRDRVHKPGVLFAAGLITGEALMGIAIAIPIVVSSRADVLAVPFHLPGAQWIGLAVLFLVGWLIYRTGKHAKA comes from the coding sequence ATGAACCACGACGCTGCGCCCAAGCAGCTCACCTTCCGCGCAGTGGCCCTGGCCATCGTGCTGGCGGTGGTGCTGTCGGCGGCCAACGCCTACCTCGGTCTGTTCGCAGGCCTGACCATCGCCACCGCCATTCCCGCCGCGGTGATCTCCATGGGCGTGCTGCGCCTGCTGGGCGGTGGCTCCATCCTCGAAAACAACATCGTGCAGACCGGCGCCTCGGCCGGTTCGTCGATCGCCGCCGGCGTGATCTTCACCATCCCCGCCCTGGTGATCATGGGCTACTGGCCGGACTTCAAGTACTGGTGGGTGCTGGGCATCGCCGGCCTCGGTGGCCTGCTGGGCGTGCTGTTCTCGGTGCCGCTGCGCCGTTCGATGATCGTTGAAGACCCGCTGCCGTTCCCGGAAGGCAAGGCCGCCGCCGAAGTGCTCAAAGCCGGTGAGAACCCGGGCCCGGGCCTGAAGATCCTCGGCCTGTCGGCGGTGATCGGCGCCTTCGTCAAGCTTGCCGCGGAAAGTGGCCTGCGCCTGATCCCCGATGCCTGGGCCACCTCGGCCTATGTCGGCAGCTCCAAGGTCACCGCCTTCATCGGCACCAACCTGTCGCCGGCGCTGCTGGGCGTGGGTTACATCGTCGGCCTGAACGTCGGCATCGTGGTGGTGTCCGGCTCGATCCTGACCTGGCACATCGCCATTCCGATCTACCAGGCGTTCTTCATGAACACCGATCCGGGCCTGGCGGCCTCGGTCGCCACTGCTTCGTCCACCGAGGCCGCGTTCGCCATCTGGGGCGCGAAGATGCGCTACCTGGGCGTGGGCGCGATGCTGATCGGTGGCATCTGGACCCTGATCTCGCTGCGCAAGTCGCTGCTGAACGGCGTCAAGAGCGGCTTTGCTGCCGCCCGCAAGAGCGGTGGCCCGGCGCTGGCGCACACCGAGCGCGACCTGCCGATGAAGTGGATGCTGGTCGCGCTGGTGGTGTTCGTGCTGCCGTTGCTGGCCCTGTACCAGGCCATCGTCGGCCAGTGGCACGTGTCGATCCCGATGACCCTCATCATGATCGTCGCCGGCTTCCTGTTCGTCTCGGTCTCGGCCTACCTGGCCGGCCTGATCGGCTCGTCCAACAACCCGGTCTCGGGCATCACCATCTCCACCATCCTGTTCGCCTCGGCCGTGCTGGTCGTGCTGCTGGGCGCCGATGGCCTCAAGCCGGTCGGTGCCTACGGCGCGCCGCTGGGCGCGGTGGCGGCGATCATGATCGGCGCGGTGGTGTGCTGCGCCGCCGCAGTCGGTGGTGACAACCTGCAGGACCTCAAGGCCGGCTACATCGTCGGCGCCACCCCGTGGAAGCAGCAGTTGATGCTGGGCATCGGCGCGTTCTCGTGCGCGCTGATCATGGCGCCGGTGCTGAACCTGCTGGCCACCGCCTACGGCATCGGTGTGAAGTCCGAGCTGCATCCGAACGCGCTGGCCGCGCCGCAGGCCAACCTGATGGCCTCGGTGGCCAAGGGCCTGTTCGGCGGCGAACTGCCGTGGACCTTCATCGGCATCGGTGCCGTGGTCGGTGCCGTCATCATCGCCTTCGACAGCTGGCTGAAGTCGCGCAACGCCCGCTTCCGCGTGCCGGTGCTGGCGGCTGCCATCGGCATCTACCTGCCGCTGGAACTGATGGTGCCGATCTTCCTTGGCGGCCTGATCGCCTACCTGGTCGAGCGCTTCCACAAGGTGCGCGCCGACGATGAAGAAGGCCGTGACCGCGTGCACAAGCCGGGCGTGCTGTTCGCCGCCGGCCTGATCACCGGCGAGGCGCTGATGGGTATCGCCATCGCGATTCCGATCGTGGTCAGCAGCCGCGCCGACGTGCTGGCCGTGCCGTTCCACCTGCCGGGCGCACAGTGGATCGGCCTGGCCGTGCTGTTCCTGGTCGGCTGGCTGATCTACCGCACCGGCAAGCACGCCAAGGCGTAA
- a CDS encoding alpha/beta hydrolase family protein, with the protein MKLRHALLPLSLLAALPSVAAARGLEVRDMVAMDRVSAPVLTADGGTVVFAKRSVDANLKASTALFARNLRTRDAAPPKQITPAGWNVNSASLSADGQTVYFLSAKNGSQQLYAQPLNGGTPRQLTDFAVDVDSYHVSPQDDRVLFSAGVFQACASDLACTATKLKEKKDAKASGQVWDSLFVRHWDTWNDGRRNTLFVAPLPAAKAGPVKGASALSASIDGDAPSKPFGGNDDFVWSPDGASVVASIRVAGKQEPWSTNFDLYRFDAAGKQAPVNLTASNPAWDAGPVFSADGKTLFYRAMKRPGFEADRFGLMAMDLASGKAREIAPQWDRSAGGIALSADGASIYTTADDLGEHPLFQIDVASGKATKLIGDGSVTAVDVAGNSVAITRNSLKSNDQVLVGLLPAAGQPIGELRALTPAAGDVLKDVSFGDYEQFEFKGWNNDTVHGYVVKPHNYQEGKSYPVAFLIHGGPQGSFGNGWSYRWNPQTYAGQGYAVVMIDFHGSTGYGQAFTDAISQHWGDRPLEDLQKGWDAALKKYSFLNGDKACALGASYGGFMVNWIAGNWNSPFKCLVNHDGVFDQRMMGYATEELWFTEWEQGGTPYQKAANYEKFNPVNHVADWKKPILVIHGQQDFRIPVEQGLAAFTAAQRQGIESKFLYFPDENHWVLKPNNSILWHDTVNAWLKQHIGN; encoded by the coding sequence ATGAAACTGCGTCATGCCCTGCTGCCACTGAGCCTGCTGGCCGCCCTGCCCAGCGTTGCCGCTGCCCGTGGCCTGGAAGTCCGCGACATGGTGGCGATGGACCGCGTTTCCGCGCCGGTGCTCACTGCCGACGGTGGCACCGTGGTGTTCGCCAAGCGCAGTGTCGATGCCAACCTGAAGGCCTCCACCGCGCTGTTCGCGCGCAACCTGCGTACCCGCGACGCGGCGCCGCCGAAGCAGATCACCCCGGCCGGCTGGAACGTCAATTCCGCTTCGCTGTCGGCCGATGGCCAGACCGTGTATTTCCTCAGCGCCAAGAACGGCAGCCAGCAGCTGTACGCGCAGCCGCTCAACGGCGGCACGCCGCGCCAGCTGACCGATTTCGCGGTCGATGTGGACAGCTACCACGTGTCGCCGCAGGACGACCGCGTGCTGTTCAGCGCCGGCGTGTTCCAGGCCTGCGCCTCGGACCTGGCCTGCACCGCAACCAAGCTGAAGGAAAAGAAGGACGCCAAGGCCAGCGGCCAGGTCTGGGATTCGCTGTTCGTGCGCCACTGGGATACCTGGAACGACGGCCGTCGCAACACCCTGTTCGTGGCACCGCTGCCGGCGGCCAAGGCCGGCCCGGTCAAGGGCGCTTCGGCGCTGAGCGCCTCCATTGACGGGGATGCACCGTCCAAGCCGTTCGGTGGCAACGATGATTTCGTGTGGTCGCCGGATGGCGCCAGCGTGGTGGCCAGCATCCGCGTGGCGGGCAAGCAGGAGCCGTGGTCGACCAACTTCGACCTGTACCGCTTCGACGCCGCCGGCAAGCAGGCGCCGGTCAACCTGACCGCGTCCAATCCGGCCTGGGATGCCGGCCCGGTGTTCAGCGCCGACGGCAAGACCCTGTTCTATCGTGCGATGAAGCGTCCGGGCTTCGAGGCCGACCGCTTCGGCCTGATGGCGATGGACCTGGCCAGCGGCAAGGCCCGCGAGATCGCCCCGCAATGGGACCGTTCGGCCGGTGGCATCGCCCTGTCCGCCGACGGCGCCAGCATCTACACCACCGCCGACGACCTCGGCGAACACCCGCTGTTCCAGATCGACGTGGCCAGCGGCAAGGCCACCAAGCTGATTGGCGACGGCAGCGTCACTGCGGTCGACGTGGCCGGCAACAGCGTGGCCATCACCCGCAACAGCCTGAAGAGCAACGACCAGGTGCTGGTCGGCCTGCTGCCGGCCGCGGGCCAGCCGATCGGCGAGCTGCGCGCGCTGACCCCGGCCGCCGGCGACGTGCTCAAGGACGTGTCCTTCGGTGACTACGAGCAGTTCGAGTTCAAGGGCTGGAACAACGACACCGTGCACGGCTACGTGGTCAAGCCGCACAACTACCAGGAAGGCAAGTCCTACCCGGTCGCGTTCCTGATCCACGGCGGCCCGCAGGGCAGCTTCGGCAACGGCTGGAGCTACCGCTGGAACCCGCAGACCTATGCCGGCCAGGGCTACGCGGTGGTGATGATCGACTTCCACGGCTCCACCGGCTACGGCCAGGCCTTCACCGATGCGATCAGCCAGCACTGGGGCGACCGCCCGCTGGAAGACCTGCAGAAGGGCTGGGACGCGGCGCTGAAGAAGTATTCCTTCCTCAACGGTGACAAGGCCTGTGCGCTGGGCGCCAGCTACGGCGGCTTCATGGTCAACTGGATCGCCGGCAACTGGAACAGCCCGTTCAAGTGCCTGGTCAACCATGACGGCGTGTTCGACCAGCGCATGATGGGTTACGCCACCGAAGAGCTGTGGTTCACCGAGTGGGAGCAGGGCGGTACCCCGTACCAGAAGGCGGCGAACTACGAGAAGTTCAACCCGGTCAACCACGTCGCCGACTGGAAGAAGCCGATCCTGGTCATCCATGGCCAGCAGGACTTCCGCATCCCGGTCGAGCAGGGCCTGGCTGCGTTCACCGCCGCCCAGCGCCAGGGCATCGAATCGAAGTTCCTGTACTTCCCGGACGAGAACCACTGGGTGCTGAAGCCGAACAACAGCATCCTGTGGCACGACACCGTCAATGCCTGGCTGAAGCAGCACATCGGCAACTGA
- a CDS encoding peptide MFS transporter, with product MTVAATASDDFLGHPKGVYVCFFTEMWERFSFYGMKALLLLYLTKYHLFGDKAGLDLLGAYGGLVYCIPVFGGMLADRWLGMRRAVLFGGILLVLGHLGMAFEGHAAYRVNGEVVRDTSALAVTYLSLALIIMGVGFLKPNISTIVGKLYAKDDPRRDSGFSLFYAGINLGALFSSLVCGFLGEAYGWKYGFGAAGIGMLAGLAMFLWGQKYLQGHAEPPQPAALKQKVLGLPREWLIYLCAVLGVLPVAWLMWAAGNGAFALGGEISLALMLMLVVLGGVLVWFAWFTGTKCTPVQRQQMIALMVLIFMALVFFTMYEQSYGSWVTFTDRLLTKDIVPSLVITGGTPLPWSILSLLLAPLGFVVSARLSERRPGSAAPRTFFAAIVVLMLVLLVRDCLVIPQTAGSLTYLGGLFLVLLAPAFAALWTWMDRRGWEPGKPVKSAWGLVIGALSFVPLALAAQQVGATGEMASVWWLVLAYFLLASGEMCLSPVGLSAVTQLAVPRVMSLMMGTWFLATAFSETLAALFGKLAAIEVPEGESLDMVAAAGAYAHLFWLLMWIGLGCALAAFIAAPLLKKMMHGVK from the coding sequence ATGACCGTTGCCGCCACCGCCTCCGACGACTTCCTGGGCCATCCCAAGGGCGTCTACGTCTGCTTCTTCACCGAAATGTGGGAGCGCTTCTCCTTCTACGGCATGAAGGCGCTGCTGCTGCTGTACCTGACCAAGTACCACCTGTTCGGCGACAAGGCCGGCCTGGACCTGCTCGGCGCCTACGGTGGCCTGGTCTACTGCATCCCGGTGTTCGGCGGCATGCTGGCCGACCGCTGGCTGGGCATGCGCCGGGCGGTGCTGTTCGGCGGCATCCTGCTGGTGCTGGGCCACCTCGGCATGGCATTCGAGGGCCACGCGGCGTACCGGGTCAATGGCGAAGTGGTACGCGATACCTCGGCGCTGGCAGTGACCTACCTGTCGCTGGCGCTGATCATCATGGGCGTGGGCTTCCTCAAGCCGAACATCTCCACCATCGTCGGCAAGCTGTACGCCAAGGACGACCCGCGCCGCGATTCGGGTTTCTCGCTGTTCTACGCCGGCATCAACCTGGGCGCGCTGTTCTCTTCGCTGGTGTGCGGCTTCCTCGGCGAGGCCTACGGCTGGAAGTACGGCTTCGGCGCGGCCGGTATCGGCATGCTGGCCGGCCTGGCGATGTTCCTGTGGGGCCAGAAATACCTGCAGGGCCACGCCGAACCGCCGCAGCCGGCCGCGCTGAAGCAGAAGGTGCTGGGCCTGCCACGCGAATGGCTCATCTATCTGTGCGCGGTGCTCGGTGTGCTGCCGGTGGCGTGGCTGATGTGGGCCGCCGGCAACGGTGCGTTCGCGCTGGGCGGTGAAATCAGCCTGGCGCTGATGCTGATGCTGGTGGTGCTGGGCGGCGTGCTGGTCTGGTTTGCCTGGTTCACCGGCACCAAGTGCACGCCGGTACAGCGCCAGCAGATGATCGCGTTGATGGTGCTGATCTTCATGGCGCTGGTGTTCTTCACGATGTACGAGCAGTCCTATGGCTCGTGGGTGACCTTCACCGACCGCCTGCTGACCAAGGACATCGTGCCGTCGCTGGTGATCACCGGCGGCACGCCGCTGCCGTGGTCGATCCTCTCGCTGCTGCTGGCACCGCTGGGCTTTGTGGTCAGCGCGCGGCTGTCCGAGCGCCGCCCGGGCTCAGCCGCACCACGTACCTTCTTCGCCGCCATCGTCGTGCTGATGCTGGTGCTGCTGGTGCGCGACTGCCTGGTGATTCCGCAGACCGCCGGCTCGCTCACCTATCTGGGCGGGCTGTTCCTGGTGCTGCTGGCACCGGCCTTCGCCGCGCTGTGGACCTGGATGGACCGCCGCGGGTGGGAACCCGGCAAGCCGGTGAAGTCGGCCTGGGGCCTGGTGATCGGCGCGCTGTCGTTCGTGCCGCTGGCACTGGCCGCACAGCAGGTTGGTGCCACCGGCGAGATGGCCAGCGTGTGGTGGCTGGTGCTGGCCTACTTCCTGCTGGCCAGCGGCGAAATGTGTCTGTCGCCGGTCGGCCTGTCGGCGGTGACCCAGCTGGCGGTGCCACGGGTGATGAGCCTGATGATGGGCACCTGGTTCCTGGCCACCGCGTTCTCGGAAACCCTGGCCGCGCTGTTCGGCAAGCTGGCCGCGATCGAGGTGCCCGAAGGCGAATCACTGGACATGGTGGCCGCGGCCGGTGCCTACGCGCACCTGTTCTGGCTGCTGATGTGGATCGGCCTGGGCTGCGCGCTGGCGGCCTTCATCGCCGCGCCGCTGCTGAAGAAGATGATGCACGGGGTGAAGTAA